The proteins below come from a single Terriglobia bacterium genomic window:
- a CDS encoding acyltransferase, which produces MPTPTPEPAELSASPESSASPERSVAKPNTAADGVASEIVTSDIVAESGATAASAESKPGRFYRPELDVLRFFAFFGVFIFHAFPHYQSFYAASGFPDWLARGTISVLVSGAYGVDVFFALSAYLITGLLLREREAPIAVGVASTGSAASPADTADSGASVPARTEYASGSGRLDVRGFYVRRILRIWPLYLSFVALAVLVSLFSPQQHLGWQYVAGYTLMAGNWVYVFHGLPSGITIPLWTVSIEEQFYLTWPLAVRRASVAGMAWIAVAVLLVANAVRVWLAMSGASLQAMEYNTFTRLDPIALGILLALVGSSETLNHKGHEGARREVEIAPESLRTQRDGKTLNHKGHEGTQRGKFTPSSSASSAVNAFPITAITLRLRRWRRFFRLPLCSFVPFVVSRLTLAFAGIATLVGCAAFNGWTNPESPETWRLAVTHPLIALASAAILMAFVGAPSATATLSTPAAGPRSSWLRNPALIYLGKISYGLYVVHVLGLFLAQRVTHPASLLGVMTQGAMGFVVTLALAAASYRWLETPFLKLKERFTHVQSRPV; this is translated from the coding sequence ATGCCTACTCCCACTCCGGAACCAGCCGAATTGTCAGCGTCGCCCGAATCGTCAGCGTCGCCGGAGCGGTCCGTTGCCAAGCCCAACACGGCTGCAGACGGCGTTGCTTCAGAAATCGTCACTTCGGACATCGTTGCGGAGTCTGGCGCGACTGCTGCTTCGGCGGAATCCAAGCCTGGGCGATTCTACCGTCCTGAGCTTGACGTCCTGCGCTTCTTTGCTTTCTTTGGCGTCTTCATCTTCCATGCGTTTCCTCACTACCAGAGTTTCTACGCCGCCAGCGGGTTTCCTGACTGGCTGGCCCGCGGCACGATTTCCGTTCTCGTCTCCGGCGCGTACGGCGTGGACGTCTTCTTTGCCCTGAGCGCGTACCTGATCACCGGCTTGCTGCTGCGCGAACGCGAGGCCCCCATCGCGGTCGGCGTCGCCAGTACGGGCAGCGCTGCGAGTCCAGCCGACACAGCTGACTCTGGCGCCTCAGTCCCTGCGCGCACGGAATACGCAAGCGGTTCCGGAAGATTAGATGTCCGCGGCTTTTACGTCCGGCGAATCCTCCGCATATGGCCGCTCTACCTGAGCTTTGTGGCTTTGGCCGTGCTCGTTTCACTGTTCTCGCCGCAACAACATCTGGGCTGGCAGTACGTCGCCGGCTACACCCTGATGGCCGGGAACTGGGTTTACGTCTTTCACGGACTGCCTTCGGGCATCACCATTCCGCTGTGGACGGTCTCAATTGAAGAGCAGTTCTACCTGACCTGGCCGCTGGCCGTCCGCCGGGCCAGCGTTGCCGGGATGGCGTGGATCGCCGTGGCCGTGCTGCTGGTCGCCAACGCGGTGCGGGTGTGGCTGGCGATGTCCGGGGCGTCGCTGCAGGCCATGGAGTACAACACGTTTACCCGGCTTGATCCCATCGCGCTGGGGATCTTGCTGGCTCTGGTTGGCAGCAGCGAAACCCTCAACCACAAAGGACACGAAGGAGCACGAAGGGAGGTTGAAATTGCGCCGGAATCGTTGCGAACACAACGTGATGGGAAAACCTTGAACCACAAAGGACACGAAGGAACACAAAGGGGCAAATTCACTCCGTCTTCCTCTGCATCCTCTGCTGTTAACGCTTTTCCGATCACGGCGATCACGTTGCGATTACGGCGATGGCGGCGATTCTTCCGCCTCCCTTTGTGTTCCTTCGTGCCCTTTGTGGTTAGCCGTTTGACTTTGGCCTTTGCCGGCATCGCGACTCTGGTCGGCTGTGCGGCGTTCAACGGATGGACCAACCCGGAGAGCCCGGAAACCTGGCGCCTGGCGGTGACCCATCCGCTGATCGCGCTGGCGAGCGCGGCGATTCTGATGGCGTTTGTCGGTGCGCCTTCCGCCACGGCCACTCTTTCAACACCGGCCGCAGGGCCTCGATCATCGTGGTTGCGGAACCCCGCCTTGATCTACCTGGGAAAGATCTCTTACGGGTTGTACGTGGTCCACGTCCTGGGACTGTTCCTGGCGCAGCGCGTCACGCATCCGGCTTCCTTATTAGGTGTGATGACGCAGGGGGCGATGGGATTCGTCGTAACCCTAGCCCTGGCCGCCGCGTCGTACCGGTGGTTGGAAACTCCCTTCCTGAAGTTGAAAGAAAGGTTCACGCACGTGCAGAGCAGGCCGGTGTGA
- a CDS encoding sulfurtransferase, with protein sequence MPMPEYSDLVAQAKKEIKEIDPAELKNIQQSGEEFILLDVREPDEVAQGAIAGAVPLPRGVLEYKIDTVTTDKNAKIVCYCGGGGRSALAASNLQRMGFKNVSSLAGGYKKWKEDK encoded by the coding sequence ATGCCGATGCCCGAATACAGCGACCTGGTCGCCCAAGCCAAGAAAGAAATCAAGGAAATTGATCCTGCCGAGCTCAAGAACATCCAGCAGTCCGGCGAAGAGTTCATTCTGCTCGACGTGCGCGAGCCCGACGAAGTGGCGCAAGGCGCCATCGCCGGCGCGGTGCCGCTGCCGCGGGGCGTCCTGGAGTACAAGATTGATACCGTCACTACCGACAAAAACGCCAAGATCGTCTGCTACTGCGGCGGCGGAGGCCGCTCCGCGCTGGCGGCCAGCAATCTGCAGCGTATGGGCTTTAAGAACGTGTCGTCGCTCGCCGGCGGATATAAGAAGTGGAAAGAGGATAAATAG
- the hpt gene encoding hypoxanthine phosphoribosyltransferase, whose product MDVLLSREQIADAVARMGQQITKDFAGQSVVLIGVLKGACLFLADLARQIQLNATFDFIAVRSYGTEKKSAGEVQLIKDVTAPLRDLNIILVEDILDTGLTLTFLKKHLLSHQPRSLKIAALLDKPSRRKANIQADYVGFQIPDKFVVGYGLDHAERFRNLPDICVLAEGE is encoded by the coding sequence ATGGACGTTCTTCTTTCCCGCGAACAGATCGCCGACGCCGTTGCCCGGATGGGGCAGCAGATCACCAAGGATTTTGCCGGCCAATCGGTAGTGCTGATCGGAGTGTTGAAGGGCGCGTGCCTGTTTCTCGCCGACCTGGCGCGGCAGATCCAGCTCAACGCGACGTTTGACTTCATCGCCGTGCGCAGTTACGGGACAGAGAAGAAGAGCGCGGGCGAGGTCCAGTTGATCAAGGACGTGACCGCTCCGTTGCGCGACCTGAACATCATTTTGGTGGAGGACATCCTGGATACCGGCTTGACGCTCACGTTTCTCAAGAAGCATCTGCTGTCGCACCAGCCGCGCTCGCTGAAGATTGCCGCGCTACTGGACAAGCCTTCGCGCCGCAAGGCGAATATCCAGGCTGACTACGTTGGCTTTCAGATTCCGGACAAGTTTGTCGTCGGCTACGGGCTCGATCACGCAGAGCGCTTTCGTAACCTGCCGGATATTTGCGTCCTTGCGGAAGGCGAGTAG
- a CDS encoding porin family protein → MRKFILGFAFLACSLSGWAQRGRSDAPAGEVYLGYSFLNGDTLSKASGFEAALTGNVNDWLGLKADLSGNYKSIAGLHAREYNMLFGPQLNRRMDRVNLFAHGLFGVAHISSDFAPSDTAAAWVLGGGADYKLTDRFSWRIAQLDYHGAHVFSNTQTDFRFSTGPILRF, encoded by the coding sequence ATGCGTAAGTTCATTTTAGGATTTGCGTTCCTGGCATGCAGCTTGTCGGGATGGGCGCAGCGCGGGCGCAGTGACGCTCCCGCCGGTGAAGTTTATCTAGGCTACTCGTTCCTGAACGGCGACACGCTTTCCAAAGCCAGCGGATTTGAAGCCGCGCTAACCGGCAACGTGAATGATTGGCTGGGCTTGAAGGCCGACCTCAGCGGCAATTACAAGTCCATTGCCGGGCTGCACGCCCGCGAGTACAACATGCTCTTTGGTCCGCAACTGAACCGCCGGATGGACCGTGTGAACCTGTTTGCCCACGGCCTGTTTGGCGTGGCGCATATTTCCAGCGATTTCGCGCCTTCAGACACTGCGGCTGCCTGGGTGCTCGGTGGTGGCGCGGACTACAAGCTGACCGACCGCTTCTCCTGGCGCATCGCGCAACTGGACTACCACGGCGCACACGTTTTCAGTAACACGCAGACAGATTTCCGTTTCTCCACCGGACCCATTCTCCGCTTCTAA
- a CDS encoding GAF domain-containing protein: MVTSPSPQRVDVESLLIEVADVLNTTLDLDTLLQRVAEVVKRVIDYEIFSILLLNERRQELYFRFQIGHLPEVAERIRVKVGEGVTGRAVEQRRAILVDDVSKETNYIEAVPRVRSELAVPLITKNKVIGVIDLEARERGYFKEEHSRLLTLIASRIAISLENARLYTRIVRQAGTLALLNDISRDLTSILNLDQLLKRVGDLLIKVIDYQMFSILLLDESRQKLVHRFSVRFKENIHLKHDIPLSQGLVGAAAEMKKPVLAPDVNKDPRYIKVNPETRSELCVPLVYKDKVIGVLDLEHTRRNYFTDDHVRTMVTLAAQIAIAVENATLYERLAREEQRLERDLAMAREVQHHLLPPACPTLQSAEVASRFNPAHAIGGDMYDFLDYKPPRACVIVSDVSGKGAPAALYAALVSGIIRSLAPSEPSPAQMLSSVNRALNQRRLDANYVVLCCALWDDERRIMRVANSGLPRPIYCRNGHSHMIEAAGLPLGMFPDAAYDEVTIHAAPGDIFVFFSDGIVDASNTKDEQFGRVRLEHVIDKLSNSDASAQEIVDAIFQAADAFAAGAPVFDDQTLVVVKVK; the protein is encoded by the coding sequence ATGGTCACATCTCCTTCACCGCAGCGCGTGGACGTTGAGTCTCTTCTCATCGAAGTGGCTGACGTGCTCAATACCACGCTGGATCTGGACACGCTCTTGCAGCGCGTCGCCGAGGTGGTGAAGCGCGTCATCGACTATGAAATCTTCTCCATCCTGTTGCTCAATGAGCGCCGCCAGGAACTGTATTTCCGTTTCCAGATCGGGCACCTGCCGGAAGTCGCCGAGCGGATACGGGTGAAAGTGGGCGAAGGAGTCACCGGCCGTGCCGTGGAGCAAAGGCGCGCCATCCTGGTAGACGACGTCAGCAAAGAGACCAACTACATTGAAGCCGTCCCGCGCGTGCGTTCTGAACTCGCGGTGCCATTGATCACCAAGAATAAGGTCATCGGCGTGATTGATCTGGAAGCCCGCGAACGCGGCTACTTCAAGGAAGAACATTCGCGCCTGCTTACGCTGATCGCGTCGCGTATCGCCATCAGCCTGGAGAACGCGCGGCTTTACACGCGCATCGTTCGCCAGGCCGGCACGCTGGCGTTGCTCAACGACATCAGCCGCGACTTGACCTCCATCCTCAACCTGGACCAGTTGCTCAAGCGCGTCGGCGACCTGCTGATCAAGGTGATTGATTATCAGATGTTCTCCATCCTGCTGCTCGATGAAAGCCGGCAGAAACTGGTCCACCGTTTTTCCGTGCGCTTTAAAGAGAACATTCACCTCAAGCATGACATCCCGTTGTCGCAAGGCCTGGTAGGCGCCGCGGCGGAAATGAAGAAGCCGGTGCTGGCGCCGGACGTGAACAAAGACCCGCGCTACATCAAAGTAAATCCGGAAACGCGCTCCGAGCTTTGCGTGCCGCTGGTGTACAAAGACAAGGTCATCGGCGTGCTGGACCTGGAACACACCCGCCGCAACTACTTCACTGACGATCACGTGCGCACCATGGTGACGCTGGCCGCGCAAATTGCCATCGCCGTGGAAAACGCCACGCTCTATGAACGGCTGGCGCGCGAAGAGCAGCGCCTGGAGCGCGATCTGGCCATGGCGCGTGAAGTCCAGCACCACCTGCTGCCGCCGGCGTGCCCCACTCTGCAGTCGGCGGAAGTGGCTTCCCGTTTCAATCCCGCCCATGCCATTGGCGGGGACATGTATGACTTCCTGGACTACAAGCCGCCGCGCGCCTGCGTCATCGTAAGCGACGTGAGCGGCAAAGGCGCGCCCGCTGCGTTGTACGCCGCGCTGGTCAGCGGCATCATCCGCAGCCTGGCGCCCAGCGAGCCTTCGCCCGCGCAGATGCTCAGCTCGGTGAACCGCGCGCTCAACCAGCGCCGTCTTGACGCAAACTACGTGGTCCTCTGCTGCGCCCTTTGGGACGACGAACGCCGCATCATGCGCGTGGCCAACTCCGGCTTGCCTCGCCCCATCTACTGCCGCAACGGGCACTCGCACATGATTGAAGCCGCCGGACTCCCGCTGGGCATGTTCCCTGACGCCGCGTACGACGAGGTCACCATCCACGCCGCGCCGGGCGACATCTTCGTCTTCTTCAGTGACGGCATTGTGGACGCCAGCAATACAAAGGACGAGCAGTTTGGCCGCGTCCGCCTGGAGCATGTCATAGACAAGCTGTCGAATAGCGACGCCAGCGCCCAGGAAATTGTGGACGCCATCTTCCAGGCCGCTGACGCCTTCGCCGCCGGCGCACCCGTCTTCGACGATCAGACGTTGGTGGTGGTGAAGGTGAAGTAA
- the lysA gene encoding diaminopimelate decarboxylase, which yields MFTRPPGFWYKKADLHCERVPLSALAEKYGTPLYVYSATAIRERYTTLDRAFRDVPHTLCYSVKANSNLSILRLLAGMGAGFDIVSGGELERVRLARKAAPKKIVFSGVGKTADEMKQALRAGILLFNVESEGELELLAACAARLRKTADVAFRVNPDVPAETHPYISTGLREHKFGVPIGAARELYRQASAHKYLRVAGVSLHIGSQITDVSPFRLAVERAVELIEQLTADGHSIQFLDAGGGLGISYQSSQPQDFADHARSYAEAIIAPLKKLGKSAPHLLLEPGRSIIGPAGVLVTRVLYQKQNGSKRFTIVDAAMNDLIRPSLYGAKHEIVPVSLKQPEPELVRTDVAGPICETGDFLARDADLPVASPGDYLCVLDAGAYGMSLASNYNTRVRAAEVLVEGARARLVRRRENLKDILRPETACL from the coding sequence ATGTTTACGCGGCCACCGGGTTTTTGGTACAAAAAAGCCGATCTGCATTGCGAACGTGTTCCGCTGAGCGCGTTGGCGGAAAAATACGGGACGCCGCTCTACGTCTACTCCGCCACTGCTATCCGCGAGCGCTACACTACGCTGGACCGCGCCTTTCGCGACGTGCCGCACACTCTTTGCTATTCGGTCAAAGCCAATTCCAATCTGAGTATTCTTCGGCTGCTGGCCGGAATGGGCGCCGGGTTTGACATTGTTTCCGGCGGCGAGCTTGAGCGCGTGCGACTGGCGCGCAAAGCGGCGCCCAAGAAGATCGTGTTCTCCGGCGTGGGCAAGACTGCGGACGAAATGAAGCAAGCTCTGCGCGCGGGGATCCTGCTGTTCAACGTCGAAAGTGAAGGCGAGTTGGAGTTGCTGGCTGCTTGTGCCGCCCGGCTGCGCAAAACTGCCGACGTAGCATTTCGCGTGAATCCTGACGTGCCGGCGGAGACGCATCCTTACATATCCACCGGGCTGCGCGAACACAAGTTCGGCGTGCCTATCGGCGCGGCGCGGGAGCTTTACCGGCAAGCGTCGGCACACAAGTATCTGCGCGTCGCCGGCGTGAGCCTGCATATCGGATCGCAGATCACCGATGTCTCACCCTTTCGATTGGCAGTGGAACGGGCGGTAGAGCTGATCGAGCAACTTACGGCGGACGGCCATTCCATCCAGTTTCTGGACGCCGGAGGCGGCCTGGGCATCTCTTACCAGAGCTCGCAGCCGCAAGACTTTGCTGATCACGCCCGCAGTTACGCTGAAGCCATCATCGCGCCGCTCAAAAAGCTGGGAAAATCCGCTCCCCATCTGCTGCTGGAGCCAGGCCGATCCATCATTGGGCCAGCGGGCGTGCTGGTCACGCGCGTCCTTTATCAGAAGCAAAACGGCAGCAAGCGCTTCACCATTGTGGACGCGGCCATGAATGACCTGATTCGGCCTTCGCTATACGGGGCGAAGCATGAAATTGTCCCCGTCAGCTTGAAGCAGCCGGAACCGGAGTTGGTCCGCACTGACGTTGCCGGGCCTATCTGCGAGACCGGCGACTTCCTCGCCCGCGACGCTGACCTGCCCGTCGCCAGTCCCGGCGACTATCTTTGCGTTCTGGACGCAGGCGCGTACGGCATGTCGCTGGCCTCCAATTACAATACTCGCGTGCGTGCCGCTGAGGTGCTGGTGGAAGGCGCGCGCGCGCGGCTCGTCCGTCGCCGCGAAAACCTGAAAGACATTCTGCGTCCGGAGACCGCCTGCTTATGA